Below is a genomic region from Polyodon spathula isolate WHYD16114869_AA chromosome 26, ASM1765450v1, whole genome shotgun sequence.
TATAGCACACTACACTACAGTAATGCAAGTATCCCACAGCAGACCCACAACACTGGAGCAACCCCAACTACATAGGAGTCAGTTTCATTGGGAATGCAGGAGCACAAGTCTCTATAGGATAGGATAACATGCTAACATTGGACTTCTGTTTCCTAAAGCCCATTCAAATAATTGCACATACTTTATTTAAATGGTCTtagaaaacaaaacccaaaaagcCAATGAAGAAACTCAACACAAAACACCCCAGTAATAATTGAAGagtttgtttgcttatttagtTTAGCAAGTAGATGTGAGATATATGCATGCATCAGGGTACAATCTATTGGAATTCTGATTGCTGAGAAACTGACTCCAGATTTTTTTAACAGCATCCTATAAACAGCAGAGCCCAGTTAAAATCTGTGAGGTCATTTCTGTCTCGGTTCCCTCGCTAAGTAAGGAAATTGGGTATGTCATAATTTTTAGATTCATTTGCCTCGCTCCCTTCCCCTCCTTCTCCTGCCCTGACAACTTGAGCTCTTGAAAAGGGAGTGATGAGTAATCTCTGGTCTGCTACAGGCGCTTGTGGTGACCAATGACTCGGTTGCAATTCGGACACCAGTGTTTCAAGTCTTTCACACCATCGATGCAGAATGGGATCAGGCAGCAACCGTAGAGGCACCTGGACAGAACAGAAAGGCACACACTTCGTTAATGAGGACACGCTTCACTGAAATCACTAATCCTGATATATTCAGAATCGCGAACCATGCAGCCTTTTACTTTTGTGTGGGTGTGCCAagtcagtgtatatattttagtGTGGTTTGCGCACTTCTATAAAATTTACAGATACTATTTACATtcgcacaaaataaaaaaaataaaaaacaatcctaGCACGAGTGAATTCAGACCACATCACTTCTGAAGCAGCAGCTGTCTGCCCGCCCTCTAAGGAAGCCCCTTTCAGATTGATGGGCGCACAGTCGCGGCCGCAGTCCACTgacaaacaaattacattttagatcaataataaatagttacaaaaaatatatagtgttcCAGCACCAGACATGATTGAACACGTGATCAAACAGACATGATCAAGCACAGCACCAGACATAATCAAACAGAGAACCAGACATGATCAAACACAGCACCAGACATGATCAACAAACACATGATCAAACCGACATGATCAAATACACATGATCAAACAGAGAACCAGATATGATTAAACACACGATCAAACAGACATGATCAAACACATGATCAAAAACATGATCAAACACAGCACCAGACATGATCAAAGAGACATGATCAAATACATGATCAAACACAGCACCAGACATGATCAAATACATGATTAAACAGACAACCAGACATGATCAAATACATGATGTTAATATTTGTGGAGATCAGTCCACCTGTTGGCTCTGCCCCTGGTGCTGTACCTACCCGACGATGGGGAGTCCTCCGCTCTGCCTCTGCTGCTGTACCTACCCCACGATGGGGAGTCCTCCGCTCTGCCCCTGCTGCTGTACCTACCCCACGATGGGGAGTCCTCCTCTCTGCCCCTGCTGCTGTACCTACCCCACGATGGGGAGTCCTCCTCTCTGCCCCTGCTGCTGTACCTACCCCACGATGGGGAGTCCTCCTCTCTGCCCCTGCTGCTGTACCTACCCCACGATGGGGAGTCCTCCTCTCTGCCCCTGCTGCTGTACCTACCCCACGATGGGGAGTcctccacacagccctgctgctgtaccTACCCCACGATGGGGAGTCCTCCTCTCTGCCCCTGGTGCTGTACCTACCCCACGATGGGGAGTCCTCCTCTCTGCCCCTGCTGCTGTACCTACCCCATGATGGGGAGTCCTCCTCTCTGCCCCTGCTGCTGTACCTACCCCACGATGGGGAGTCCTCCTCTCTGCCCCTGCTGCTGTACCTACCCCATGATGGCAATTCCTCCGCACAGCAGCCAGGTGAGGGTCCCGGACGTATACTCCAGCCGGGTCACAATGAGCTGCTGGCAGGCTGGGCAGTTCATCTGGACAGGCTGGTCGATGAACATGACGCTGGGCTGCACCATGATTGTCTGCATCGACACTGCATGGGAGAATAACCGATAACCGATCGGGAATCTCTGCAACCACTCAGGAAAACACATGATTAACCCATTCATTACAGCTACAGATTAACCCATTcattactttgtaattttttgaagcatttttaattggcatctgctatttttaattttctctacTAAACTgatatgataacttactctaactTTGTTAACAgcaaaagtctaaatgtaatgtatcaaattccataaatacagcttgtgctcatttattttcaaagaaaaatgtatttggtacgaATGGGTTAATCTGCTCATGAATAAATCACCTTAAACCTCAATACATCGCATTTTGTCCCAATGGTTAAAAATTCTAAATATTTAGGAGGGGAGTCTGTACAAAACTGACAAAAGGCAAACAACTACAAACAGAACTAGAGAATAAGATTGAATTCAGGTCCCACCCACCCACTTGGTTAGTTATGGCGGGGTGCATTGGCTGTACTGGGTATGGTGGCTGGTTGAATTCTCCCATCTCCGGTCCCTGGGGAGGGTACCCTGGGTGTGGTGGCTGTACCGGGTATGGTGGCTGGTTGATCTTTCTCATCTCCGGTCCCTGGGGAGGGTACCCTGGGTTGGGAGGGTACTGGGGATAGGGCCCCTTCATCGTGTCTTCGTATGAAGGAGGCATGGGTCCTGTCAGGGGAGTGGTGGCATCCATTGGGGGTGCATTCGCCATGTTTTCACCTGAtgggagaaacaaacaaacactataaaagaaacacatgagTGTGTTAACTGCAGATAGGACTTGATCtctctcttgtttttgtttttctcaaaaaataaaacaacaaaaaacagtatgtCTAATTTTCTCCTGGAGgcatcctctctccctctcttgcgTGTTAAGTTGGAGTTGTTCATGTAAATGAGGTTCAGaagaattattatgcaatacaaaaccacTTTACCAGACTACAACCCCGCCCTAGAATTAATTCTGTCCCATGAGCACACCTACatttgtactgtttgttttgtcaagtgaATTGCCCAGCAGAGGCAACGCCTCCCTGCTGCCCACAGCCTGATTGCGCTTCTGCATTCGGGGCATGCAAACAGAACAAACTGACCCAGCCTTCACCGGGGGCGGGGCAACCAGACAGTTCAGTTCCTTTTTACACTTTTAGACCGATTGTCTGTAAGCCTTCATTTTTATCAAAGGAACATGACGCTTTAATGACACCAAATGGCGTCGTGCTTGCAACGTCGTGACGTGCCCTGGTTttgtaacaatttgtttttacatCAGCACATCATTCTCTAGTAACAGGATACTGATTGATGGCACTGTTCGTATTGAATACGTCTGGATCATCTTCCTGATAACCAGGACAGAAGAACTTTGCTTTGTGTTGATTAATGGAGCACGCAATGCTTTCTGGTACACTGCTGACGTAACTGAACTCTGCTGAACCCTAGCGCAAACCACACTTAGTAACATCCCTCACAGTGGGCAGGCGATGAACCTTCGTCCTGTGATACAATTGCCATGGACTTTCAGATAAACAAACCCCATCTTGATAAACGCCAGCACACACAGAGCAGACAGCCGAGCCACGCACACGTCCAGCGAAAATACACTGCGCACACAGGCTAGAGACAGTCCCCTTTGAACGGTGACTGGAACCCAAGCCCAGCCTGTTCACTGACAGCTGCTCatttaattgtgatgaaacttgaaacCAGGGTTGGGatcaattcatgttttttgtttttgtttttcaattgcgATTCCCATTCGCATTTAATCAATGACAACACATTGCTGTTCAAAATTGCGATTAGCAGTGTTCTGTTAAATTGAGCTtgtcacagtggcaacacattacttGCGCTGAGGTCTCTTAGTCAGTTATACTGGTTTCCAATGAAAGCAATTGAAAACTCTCACTTATCGAGCCTGTTCCTTTGAACGCCTGGGTGCAGGTCTAACTGGTTCGATGAAACGGTTAAGAAAACGATTAAAACAAAACTACCTATCTGGCAATAGGAGGATCACGGTTCTCTTTACCTTGTTTTAGTGCGCACGTAATAATGGTGTTGTGGTCGTTATGGTTTGCTGTGGTCATGCAGAAGGAGAGCTAATTGAAATCGCAGAATGAGTACACGTTTCGTTTAGTTCAGCGCCTGCAGTCGACACACAGAGCCCAAGACGAGAAACGCGGCGTTGTTGCAAAGCTTTGTAATAGTCAAACGGGTGGCTATGGGCTGGGATGTGAAAGGAGAAGCCGCAGGACACTGAAATCACTATTCGGGTCTGGAGGCTGACTGACTGCAGGTCGTTTCTTTGTGCGCACACGCCCAGTCCGGTAATATGATACCAACACGGATTCTGGTAAATGACACACAGTTTAGTCCGGACCTGCGCTCTGGCGAATCGACAGgacatgaacataagaacataagaaagtttacaaacgagaggaggccattcggcccatcttgctcgtttggttgttagtagcttattgatcccaaaatctcatcaagcagcttcttgaaggatcccagggtgtcagcttcaacaacattactggggagttgattccagaccctcacaattctctgtgtaaaaaagtgtctcctattttctgttctgaatgcccctttttctaaactccatttgtgacccctggtccttgtttcttttttcaggctgaaaaagtcccttgggtcgacactgtcaataccttttagaattttgaatgcttgaattaggtcgccacgtagtcttctttgttcaagactgaacagattcaattcttttagcctgtctgcatatgacatgccttttaagcccggaataattctggtcgctcttctttgcactctttctagagcagcaatatcttttttatagcgaggtgaccagaactgaacacaatattcaagatgaggtcttactagtgcattgtacagttttaacattacttcccttgatttaaattcaacacttttcacaatgtatccaagcatcttgttagccttttttatagcttccccacattgtctagatgaagacatttctgagtcaacaaaaactcctaggtctttttcatagattccttctccaatttcaatatctcccatatgatatt
It encodes:
- the LOC121300955 gene encoding lipopolysaccharide-induced tumor necrosis factor-alpha factor homolog isoform X3, which produces MANAPPMDATTPLTGPMPPSYEDTMKGPYPQYPPNPGYPPQGPEMRKINQPPYPVQPPHPGYPPQGPEMGEFNQPPYPVQPMHPAITNQVVSMQTIMVQPSVMFIDQPVQMNCPACQQLIVTRLEYTSGTLTWLLCGGIAIMGCLYGCCLIPFCIDGVKDLKHWCPNCNRVIGHHKRL
- the LOC121300955 gene encoding lipopolysaccharide-induced tumor necrosis factor-alpha factor homolog isoform X2 gives rise to the protein MTTANHNDHNTIITCALKQGENMANAPPMDATTPLTGPMPPSYEDTMKGPYPQYPPNPGYPPQGPEMRKINQPPYPVQPPHPGYPPQGPEMGEFNQPPYPVQPMHPAITNQVVSMQTIMVQPSVMFIDQPVQMNCPACQQLIVTRLEYTSGTLTWLLCGGIAIMGCLYGCCLIPFCIDGVKDLKHWCPNCNRVIGHHKRL
- the LOC121300955 gene encoding lipopolysaccharide-induced tumor necrosis factor-alpha factor homolog isoform X1 — encoded protein: MSLYTSAFQSQIGEARIRELQKHARCLVDGLRQGENMANAPPMDATTPLTGPMPPSYEDTMKGPYPQYPPNPGYPPQGPEMRKINQPPYPVQPPHPGYPPQGPEMGEFNQPPYPVQPMHPAITNQVVSMQTIMVQPSVMFIDQPVQMNCPACQQLIVTRLEYTSGTLTWLLCGGIAIMGCLYGCCLIPFCIDGVKDLKHWCPNCNRVIGHHKRL